The sequence GGCACCTTCGCCAAGGTGTTCAAGTCCGAGGTGCAGCCCGTCGAAATCGCCGGCGCGCTGCAGCGCGAATGCGACAACAACGCCACCATCTGGAACCGCGACCGCACGGTCGTCCCCAACGACTTCATCGTGGAGCTGAGCGCTCCCGACTACGAACGGCTGAGCCCCTACAGCGGCCAGCTCGGCGATGAGCTGGCGGGCATGGTCCGCGACTACGCCAAGCAGCAGCGGTACACCTTCATGGGCACGATCAAGGTCCATCTGGAGAAGGCCGACGATCTCGACACCGGCCTGTACCGCGTACGCAGCCGTACGCTCGCCGCCAGCTCGTCCCAGGAGCCCGCCGGACAGCGTGCCCCCTCGGCGCCCCGTGGCCCCCAGCCCGGCGGCGGCCATGTGAGCGCGCCCCCCATGCCCTCGTCCCCGCCTCCCGGCGGGGCGCCGCCCGTACCCCGTACGGCAGCGGCCGGCGCAGGGCCGCAGCCCTATGCGCAGACCCGGCGCTGGGTCGAGATCAACGGCACCCGTCACCAGATCTCGCGTCCGACGCTGGTGCTGGGCCGCAGCACCGACGCCGACGTGAGGATCGACGACCCGGGTGTGTCCCGGCGTCACTGTGAGATCCGGGTCGGAACGCCCCCCACGATCCAGGATCTGGGTTCCACCAACGGCATCGTGGTGGACGGGCAGCACACCACTCGCGCTAGTCTCCGCGACGGCTCGCGGATCGTCGTGGGCAGTACCACCATCGTTTACCGGCAAGCCGAAGGGTGAAGCGGGGGCAATGTCAGAGCTGACCCTCACGGTCATGCGGTTGGGTTTCCTCGCCGTACTGTGGCTGTTCGTCATCGTGGCCGTTCAGGTCATCCGCAGCGATCTGTTCGGCACCCGCGTCACACAGCGCGGGGCCGCCCGGCGCGGCGGGTCCGAAGCGCGTGCGCAGCGTCAGGCCGCGCCGCCCCAGCAGCAGCGCCGCCAGGACGGCGGGCGCGGCAACAACCGCCAGCGTCGCGGAGCGCCCACCAAGCTGGTGGTCACCGAAGGCTCGCTGACCGGCACCACCGTCGCCCTCCAGGGCCAGACGATCTCGCTGGGCCGGGCCCACGACTCCACGATCGTGCTGGACGACGACTACGCCTCCAGCAGGCATGCCAGGATCTACCCGGACCGTGACGGCCAGTGGATCGTCGAGGATCTGGGTTCCACCAACGGCACGTACCTGGACCGGACCCGACTGACGACCCCGACACCGATTCCCCTGGGAGCCCCGATCCGCATCGGCAAGACCGTCATCGAGCTGCGGAAGTAGTACGACAATGAGCGAGCGGAGCGAGCGAGCCGCGACGGTCCACTCGACGGACCCGGGTGTGCTCCCGACCGGAGGGTGGGCAGTGTGGCTCGAGGAGACCGGCTGTACCCCGAACCGACGGGTGAGGTGCGCATGAGTCTGTCACTGCGCTTCGCCGCCGGATCGCACAAGGGCATGATCCGCGAGGGCAACGAGGACTCCGGCTATGCCGGGCCGCGGCTGCTCGCCGTCGCGGACGGTATGGGCGGCCAGGCCGCCGGTGAGGTCGCCAGCTCCGAGGTGATCTCCAGCCTCGTCCAGCTCGACGACGACGTTCCGGGCTCGGACATCCTCACCTCGCTCGGCACCGCCGTGCAGCGCGCCAACGACCAGCTGCGGGTCATGGTCGAGGAGGACGCCCAGCTCGAAGGCATGGGCACCACGCTCACCGCGCTGCTGTGGACGGGGCAGCGGCTGGGCCTGGTGCATGTCGGCGACTCCCGGGCGTATCTGCTGCGCGACGGTGGACTCACGCAGATCACCCAGGACCACACCTGGGTGCAGCGGCTGGTCGACGAGGGCCGGATCACCGAGGAGGAGGCCACCACCCATCCGCAGCGGTCGCTGCTTATGCGGGCGCTGGGCAGCGGTGATCATGTCGAGCCCGATCTCTCGATCCGCGAGGTGCGGGCCGGGGACCGGTATCTGATCTGCTCGGACGGGCTGTCCGGGGTCGTCAGCCATCAGACGCTGGAGGAGACCCTCGCCGGCTATCACGGGCCGCACGAGACGGTGCAGGAGCTGATCCAGCTCGCAC is a genomic window of Streptomyces gilvosporeus containing:
- a CDS encoding FhaA domain-containing protein, which encodes MGVLKRFEQRLEGLVNGTFAKVFKSEVQPVEIAGALQRECDNNATIWNRDRTVVPNDFIVELSAPDYERLSPYSGQLGDELAGMVRDYAKQQRYTFMGTIKVHLEKADDLDTGLYRVRSRTLAASSSQEPAGQRAPSAPRGPQPGGGHVSAPPMPSSPPPGGAPPVPRTAAAGAGPQPYAQTRRWVEINGTRHQISRPTLVLGRSTDADVRIDDPGVSRRHCEIRVGTPPTIQDLGSTNGIVVDGQHTTRASLRDGSRIVVGSTTIVYRQAEG
- a CDS encoding FHA domain-containing protein FhaB/FipA, whose amino-acid sequence is MSELTLTVMRLGFLAVLWLFVIVAVQVIRSDLFGTRVTQRGAARRGGSEARAQRQAAPPQQQRRQDGGRGNNRQRRGAPTKLVVTEGSLTGTTVALQGQTISLGRAHDSTIVLDDDYASSRHARIYPDRDGQWIVEDLGSTNGTYLDRTRLTTPTPIPLGAPIRIGKTVIELRK